Proteins encoded together in one Hymenobacter monticola window:
- a CDS encoding NAD(P)H-dependent glycerol-3-phosphate dehydrogenase, translating to MEKIAMLGGGSWATALTKILSENGARVDWWLRAKDDVQHLLRTRHNPRYLSAVQFDLNRVYPTTDLEDAIEEADWLVLAVPAAFVQPVLDKLDRDSLKHKRVVSAIKGMIPGKNQLVTDYVAERFRLGRHQLGVIAGPCHAEEVALEKQSYLTIGSPDAGLALEFCELLRNRFVSAHPAADLDGIEYCAVMKNIIALTGGIAHGLGYGDNFLAVLVSNAVQEIRRFLQAINPQPRDLSASAYLGDLLVTAYSQFSRNRTFGSMVGRGYTVKSAQLEMNMIAEGYYAVKSIHELNKKLKVNMPITEAAFNVLYERISPAVEMEILKEKLR from the coding sequence TTGGAAAAAATTGCCATGCTCGGCGGCGGCTCCTGGGCCACCGCCCTCACCAAAATCCTCAGCGAAAACGGTGCCCGGGTCGACTGGTGGCTGCGCGCCAAGGACGACGTGCAGCACCTGCTGCGCACCCGCCACAACCCGCGCTACCTCTCAGCGGTGCAATTCGATTTGAACCGCGTGTACCCTACCACCGACCTGGAGGACGCCATTGAGGAAGCCGACTGGCTGGTGCTGGCCGTGCCCGCCGCCTTCGTGCAGCCCGTGCTGGATAAGCTGGACCGCGATTCCCTGAAGCACAAGCGCGTGGTGTCGGCCATCAAGGGCATGATTCCGGGCAAAAACCAGCTCGTGACGGACTACGTGGCCGAGCGGTTCCGGCTGGGACGGCACCAGCTAGGCGTTATTGCCGGGCCCTGCCACGCCGAGGAAGTGGCCCTGGAAAAGCAGAGCTACCTCACCATCGGCTCGCCCGACGCGGGGCTGGCGCTGGAGTTTTGCGAGCTGCTGCGCAACCGCTTCGTGAGCGCCCACCCGGCCGCCGACCTCGACGGGATTGAGTACTGCGCCGTGATGAAAAACATCATTGCCCTCACCGGCGGCATCGCCCACGGCCTGGGCTACGGCGACAACTTTCTGGCCGTGCTGGTGAGCAACGCCGTGCAGGAAATACGCCGCTTCCTGCAAGCCATCAACCCGCAGCCGCGCGACCTATCGGCCTCGGCCTACCTGGGCGACTTGCTGGTGACGGCCTATTCGCAGTTTTCGCGCAACCGTACCTTCGGCAGCATGGTGGGCCGCGGCTACACCGTGAAATCGGCGCAGCTGGAAATGAATATGATTGCCGAGGGCTACTACGCCGTGAAGTCCATTCACGAGCTGAACAAGAAGCTCAAGGTGAACATGCCCATTACCGAGGCGGCTTTCAACGTGCTGTATGAACGGATTTCGCCGGCGGTGGAAATGGAGATACTGAAGGAGAAGCTGCGGTGA